CAAAGTGATAATATTTTAGTGCAAGGATAAACTTTATACAGCTTAGTGACATATAAAACTGGGTAGTTATATGTCACTAAGGAAAAATAAATATCTTTGAATTATATATCCTGTATTGTAGAGTTTTGCAATCGACCAACTAAGGAGAACAAAACTTCCAGTTATTGAGTCTTTAAAACTAAAAAAACATAGACACACAAATTCCTCAATGCTACAATAAAATTATAGTAAGAAAATTGTCGAAAAGAGGAGGTGGTTATAATGGTCTATAATGGAAAAGTTATAGAGCGAGACATCTATAATCACTCATCAGACAACGGGAAAATAAAGCTAATTAATAAGTATAAAAACGATATAATGGAAACTAACGTTTACTTTTTTCGCAAAGGGAATAGTGGATTTTTTAGAATACCTACAGAAAATGAAAATAGTGTTAAAACCTACTATATACTTGAAGGAGAGCTCTATAACTTTGATACAGGGCGCTACTACTCAAAAGGTGACATGATAATTCTTGATTATAACAGTGAGCCTTTTAACATTTATCCCAAAACCGATGTTAAAGTTTTAGTACATGCTATATATGATAATAGCTATGAAAAAAGTAACCAATATTTTAAAGAGCTAAATGAAACACTGGATAAAATACAGGCAAAGGATGATTATACTAGCCATCATTGTGACAGGGTATATAAATTAGCTAGGATGCTAGCTTTAGAGCTTGGCTATACAGGTCAAAAACTCAGGAATATACTTCATGCAGCCAAATATCATGATGTTGGAAAAATATACATAGATGATGCCATACTAAACAAACACTCATCCCTTCAAAACATGAGTTTGAAATTATGAAAGGCCATGTTGTTCAAGCTAAAAGTTTTATTGTTTCGTGTTTTGGTAAACCTGTTTTTGATATTGCGTGCCAGCACCACGAACGAATTGATGGAAGCGGGTATCCCTATGGACTGACAGATAGAGAAATATCGCAAGAAGGTAAAATTATAGCTATCTGTGATAGTTATGATGCAATGACCACAGATAGAATTTATAAAAAAGGGAAAAGCAAAAAAGAAGCAATTGATGAATTAAAAGAGCTTAGGGGAGTTAAATATGATTCATGTTTAGTAGACTTATTTATTGATAAAGTTCTTATAAAGCAAGGAAGAAATCGGAAATAGAAAAAGGTTTATTTTGTTAAAAATATTGCTATGGTTTTAAACTATAGCAATATTTTTTGTTTGTTTTAATAATAATGCAAAAGCAGGAAAGTGAATTAAATTATTGAATTTATACAGATAAGGTGATTTTGTAAAATGTTTAACTGAGTATAAAACTTAAGTATCTAAATTAAATAACAAAGGAGATATATTAAGATGAAAACAGATGAAAAGTTATGCAAACTACGGGAGTCAATGAAAAAAAATAAAATCCCAGTCTACATGACTACTATTAGCGATCCCCATCAAAGTGAGTATGTAAGCGACTGCTTTAATAGTCTTAAATGGCTATCAGGCTTTACCGGCTCTCAAGCTACTATGGTAGTAACCTTAAATGAGAGTGGTATATGGGTAGATGGCAGATACCATATCCAGGCGGAAGAACAGCTAGCAGATACTGAGGTAAAGGTTTTTAAAATGGGCAAGGATAAAGTTTTATCTGTAGGTGATTGGCTTAAGGAGAATATAGAATGCGGCAGTACTATTGGATTTAATGGTGAACTTTTTTCTCAGAAGCGCATTGATGATATAAAAGAAAAACTAAAGGGAACCAATTTTACCCTAGATGGTGGTTGCGATTTTTTAGAACAAGTTTGGGAGGACAGACCAAAGATTATATTTAACGAGATCTTTCTTCATGACATAAAATATTGTGGCAAGTCCGCCCAACAAAAGATTAGCGATGTTAGGGATGATATGGATAAAAAGCTTGTGGATTCAACGATAATATCTAGCCTAGATGATATAGCTTGGCTGTTTAATATAAGAAGCAGTGATATACCCAATAATCCAGTTGCTATGGCTTATGCTGTTATAACTGGCAAAGATGCGGTTTTGTTTATAAATAAAGATAGTCTTACAAGTGAAGCAGATGATTATTTAAAAGAGCAAGGTGTGTTAGTTTATGATTATGAATATTTCTTTGAGTATTTAAGCAAGCTGCCTAAGGGATCAAAGGTTTATCTAGATTACAATAGAATCAATTTTAAAATTTATAATGAAGTGGAGAAGTTATGTGAAATTCAAAAAGGTACTAATATCACTACCATACTAAAAGCGATAAAAAATGATGTAGAAATTAAAAACCTAAGAAATTGTCAAATAAGAGATGGAGTAGCCATGGTTAACTTTTTGCATTGGTTAGATCAAAATGTTGCTAACAAAAATGTTACCGAAATAAGTGCGGCACAAAAGCTTAGGGAGTTTAGGGCAGAGCAAGACTACTTTGAAGGATCAAGCTTTGATTCTATATCAGCTTTTGCAGAGCATGCAGCTATGATGCATTATCAAGCAACTAAAGATAGTGATTATACCCTAGAAGGCGACGGGTTTTACCTTATTGACTCGGGAGGTCAGTATTTAGATGGCACCACAGATATAACAAGAACAGTGCCCATAGGGATTTTGTCGGAGCAGCAAAAAAGGGATTACACATTAGTGGTAAAAGGTCATATAGCACTATGCAAAGCTCAGTTTTTGTATGGAGCAACTGGAAGTAATTTGGATGTTTTAGCTAGACAAGCTATGTGGGAACAAGGCATAGATTACAAATGTGGTACCGGACATGGTATAGGATACTTTTTAAATGTTCATGAAGGGCCGCAAGGTTTTAGCTCAGCGTCCCATGTTAAGTTAGAGGAAAATATGGTTACAACAGTAGAGCCGGGAGTTTATCGAGAAAACAGCCATGGGATAAGGATAGAAAACACCGTTGTCGCTAAAAAGGCTGAAAAAACAGAGTTTGGACAGTTTATGACTTTTGAAACCATCTCTTTATGTCTAATATCTAAATTACCTATTAACAAGGATATGCTAACAAGCGAAGAGATTTTATGGTACAACAACTACCATAAAATGGTTTATGATAAACTATCTCCTTATTTAGAAGAAGATGTTAAAAAGTGGCTGAAAGAGGAAACCAGCGCTATATAAACATTTTAAAAAAAAAGAAAAGCAGATGCGAAAGCTAACAAAATCCTCCTTAGACCTGCAGGTCTAAGGAGGATTTTTTATACGCAAATTATTCTTTTTGTTTTGATTCATCTTTTATTAAGATGCCATTAAGAATTATTTCAATTCCGTAAGTGTAATAGTTTTGGAATTGATCTCCTAATGAAGTAATGTTTGTTTTTTGTGGTAACATCAAAACTCCATCAAACATAGCCCAAAGGGAAATAACTAACTCGAAGGTGTCACAAGGTTTTATAATGCCTTCTTCAACACCTTTTATAATAGGTTTCTCTAGTTGCTTTAGGATTTTGATAATTCTATTTTTTAAATAGACATTTTCATTTGCCTTAGCATTTTTTCCAAAAAATCCGCTAAATAGAATACGATATTGATGGTTGTGGTGTTGATAAAAATGAATATAAGATTGTAATAAAAGACATATTCTTGCCTTAGTATCTGTAGCAGGAATAGATGAAGCAACATTAAGAGTACTTTCTAGTAGATCAAGCGCCTCTTCAAAAAGAGCAGTATATATTTCAAGTTTATTATTGAAATAAAGGTATAAAGTGCCTATGGCAACACCGGACTTTTTAGAGATTTGCTGCATAGTTGTGTGTTCATATCCTTGTGTAGCCATGAGTTCTACTGAACTGTCCATAATATGGCGTTTTTTTTGTTCCTTTTCAGCTTCGGTAAGGCAAAGTCTTGCCATGAAATTAATCTCCTTTTATATATCCTTGATTAAACTATCTTATCATATTCTAGAATTAAGCACAAGATTATGAATATAATTAGAATGAACATATATTCATTATTGAGAAATCAGATAAAACCATTGACAAAGGGACAAAGTAAAGTTATAATTTTCACAAATGAACATTGATTCATTTTATTTTAAAATTTTTACTAGGAGGTGGGCAATCT
This genomic interval from Proteinivorax tanatarense contains the following:
- a CDS encoding HD-GYP domain-containing protein gives rise to the protein MVYNGKVIERDIYNHSSDNGKIKLINKYKNDIMETNVYFFRKGNSGFFRIPTENENSVKTYYILEGELYNFDTGRYYSKGDMIILDYNSEPFNIYPKTDVKVLVHAIYDNSYEKSNQYFKELNETLDKIQAKDDYTSHHCDRVYKLARMLALELGYTGQKLRNILHAAKYHDVGKIYIDDAILNKHSSLQNMSLKL
- a CDS encoding HD-GYP domain-containing protein, with the protein product MKGHVVQAKSFIVSCFGKPVFDIACQHHERIDGSGYPYGLTDREISQEGKIIAICDSYDAMTTDRIYKKGKSKKEAIDELKELRGVKYDSCLVDLFIDKVLIKQGRNRK
- a CDS encoding aminopeptidase P family protein, whose product is MKTDEKLCKLRESMKKNKIPVYMTTISDPHQSEYVSDCFNSLKWLSGFTGSQATMVVTLNESGIWVDGRYHIQAEEQLADTEVKVFKMGKDKVLSVGDWLKENIECGSTIGFNGELFSQKRIDDIKEKLKGTNFTLDGGCDFLEQVWEDRPKIIFNEIFLHDIKYCGKSAQQKISDVRDDMDKKLVDSTIISSLDDIAWLFNIRSSDIPNNPVAMAYAVITGKDAVLFINKDSLTSEADDYLKEQGVLVYDYEYFFEYLSKLPKGSKVYLDYNRINFKIYNEVEKLCEIQKGTNITTILKAIKNDVEIKNLRNCQIRDGVAMVNFLHWLDQNVANKNVTEISAAQKLREFRAEQDYFEGSSFDSISAFAEHAAMMHYQATKDSDYTLEGDGFYLIDSGGQYLDGTTDITRTVPIGILSEQQKRDYTLVVKGHIALCKAQFLYGATGSNLDVLARQAMWEQGIDYKCGTGHGIGYFLNVHEGPQGFSSASHVKLEENMVTTVEPGVYRENSHGIRIENTVVAKKAEKTEFGQFMTFETISLCLISKLPINKDMLTSEEILWYNNYHKMVYDKLSPYLEEDVKKWLKEETSAI
- a CDS encoding TetR/AcrR family transcriptional regulator; this translates as MARLCLTEAEKEQKKRHIMDSSVELMATQGYEHTTMQQISKKSGVAIGTLYLYFNNKLEIYTALFEEALDLLESTLNVASSIPATDTKARICLLLQSYIHFYQHHNHQYRILFSGFFGKNAKANENVYLKNRIIKILKQLEKPIIKGVEEGIIKPCDTFELVISLWAMFDGVLMLPQKTNITSLGDQFQNYYTYGIEIILNGILIKDESKQKE